The following are from one region of the Aequoribacter fuscus genome:
- a CDS encoding BCCT family transporter, with translation MKNLSARDTGLLNSVDRPVFFISAGFLLFFVVIALIDIDTLALWVRGGAHWSSLMFGAFWQLLMLATFLVAMLLAMGRAGPLRLGGKVPELSNFKWVAIIMCTLLAGGGVFWAAAEPVAHFLNSPPYFDVEAGSSQAASAALAQSFMHWGFLAWTILGSLSTITLMHLHYHKGLPLKPRTLLYPVLGDRVLNGWLGGAVDAFAVIAVIAGTVGPIGFLGLQMSYSLAALFGFEDTVVTQILIVLALMGLYTISAISGLTRGIQILSSINVVLGVCLMAYVLLLGPTTFISDQYVQSLGVYVSDFVGMATYRSDEVWLEGWTVFFWGWFIGYGPMMAIFMARISKGRTIRELVLVLSVLAPLVTTVWFTIIGGAGIGYEITNPGSVSEAFEGFNLPAALLAITQQLPNGFVVSLLFLVLTTIFVATTGDSMTYAVSMAMTGHEHPSTALRVFWGVLMGLVAMVLVVIGAGGVSALQSFIVITAVPVSLILLTSLWVAPRMTRELLAER, from the coding sequence ATGAAGAATCTTAGTGCGCGTGATACTGGTTTGTTGAATAGCGTGGATCGACCGGTGTTTTTTATCAGCGCGGGCTTTTTATTGTTCTTCGTTGTTATTGCGCTGATTGATATTGATACCCTGGCTCTTTGGGTGCGAGGCGGTGCACATTGGTCTTCTTTAATGTTTGGTGCGTTTTGGCAGCTGCTTATGCTGGCGACTTTCCTTGTTGCCATGCTATTGGCCATGGGGCGCGCAGGGCCCTTGCGTCTGGGCGGTAAAGTGCCAGAACTGAGCAACTTCAAGTGGGTGGCCATCATCATGTGCACCCTATTGGCTGGTGGCGGCGTGTTTTGGGCGGCTGCCGAGCCTGTCGCGCACTTTCTGAACAGTCCGCCGTATTTCGATGTGGAAGCGGGGTCTTCTCAGGCAGCCTCAGCGGCGCTTGCGCAAAGCTTTATGCACTGGGGGTTTTTGGCTTGGACCATACTGGGTAGCCTATCAACCATTACTTTGATGCACCTGCATTATCACAAAGGATTACCCCTAAAGCCGCGAACCCTGCTGTACCCCGTCTTGGGCGACAGGGTGTTAAACGGCTGGCTGGGCGGTGCGGTTGATGCATTTGCAGTGATCGCAGTCATTGCCGGTACGGTCGGGCCCATCGGGTTTTTGGGTTTGCAAATGAGCTACAGCCTAGCGGCCTTATTTGGGTTTGAGGATACCGTTGTGACCCAAATTTTGATTGTTTTGGCCTTGATGGGGTTGTATACGATATCAGCCATTTCTGGCTTGACCCGAGGAATTCAAATACTCAGTAGCATTAACGTGGTGCTTGGGGTGTGTTTAATGGCTTACGTGTTGCTGCTTGGCCCCACGACCTTTATTAGCGACCAATACGTGCAAAGTTTGGGTGTTTATGTCAGTGACTTTGTCGGCATGGCGACCTATCGTTCAGATGAGGTTTGGCTCGAGGGCTGGACGGTGTTTTTCTGGGGTTGGTTCATTGGTTACGGCCCCATGATGGCTATTTTTATGGCGCGCATCTCGAAGGGCCGCACGATTCGCGAGCTGGTCCTAGTATTGAGCGTTTTAGCCCCCTTAGTGACAACTGTGTGGTTCACCATTATTGGCGGCGCCGGTATTGGCTACGAAATTACGAATCCAGGCTCCGTGAGCGAGGCCTTCGAGGGTTTTAATTTACCGGCCGCTTTATTGGCAATCACACAGCAGCTACCCAATGGATTTGTCGTCTCGCTGTTGTTTTTGGTGCTGACGACAATTTTCGTCGCGACGACGGGTGACTCTATGACCTATGCGGTGTCTATGGCCATGACTGGACACGAACACCCAAGTACCGCTTTGCGCGTATTTTGGGGCGTACTGATGGGTTTGGTGGCCATGGTTTTAGTGGTGATTGGTGCAGGAGGGGTGTCGGCACTGCAGTCATTTATTGTGATCACCGCGGTGCCCGTGTCGTTAATTTTGTTGACCTCGCTCTGGGTCGCGCCCAGAATGACCCGCGAGTTACTAGCAGAGCGCTAA
- a CDS encoding YaiI/YqxD family protein — translation MGQSARIWVDADACPKALREIILKAAKRVAVKAIFVANHNLGIPITSYSSFVQVSSGFDVADDYIAEQISAGELLISNDIPLADQAITAGALVINMRGEELTKANIKSRLNLRDFMDTMRSSGVQTGGPPPLSQRDRANFANALDRFLARL, via the coding sequence ATGGGTCAATCGGCGAGGATATGGGTAGATGCTGATGCATGCCCAAAAGCATTGCGTGAAATAATTTTGAAGGCCGCGAAACGCGTCGCCGTCAAAGCCATCTTTGTCGCCAATCATAATTTGGGTATACCCATTACCAGCTATTCATCGTTTGTTCAGGTCAGCAGCGGTTTTGATGTGGCCGACGACTACATTGCCGAGCAAATCTCCGCCGGCGAATTGCTGATCAGTAACGACATCCCTCTGGCTGATCAAGCCATTACCGCTGGCGCTTTGGTGATTAACATGCGCGGCGAAGAGCTGACTAAAGCCAATATTAAAAGCCGCCTGAATCTCCGAGATTTTATGGATACGATGCGCAGTTCAGGTGTTCAAACCGGCGGGCCTCCGCCCCTGTCACAGCGTGATCGCGCTAACTTCGCTAATGCGTTGGACCGTTTTTTAGCGAGACTTTGA